In Miscanthus floridulus cultivar M001 unplaced genomic scaffold, ASM1932011v1 fs_658_2_3, whole genome shotgun sequence, the genomic window attgtgtcacttgtgcttgatttacattacttgtatgacatattgtggttaaggtgatttctagggtttctagtcgatctacttgtgtgtggtgttcctaccacttctagctcttgatcagtgattgtcatacctgtagtaagctaggaaatttctccgatctaagttttcgttcacGGATTTTGAACTGTGATTCAAAGTTGTttgtaggtgcggcagtgccacggtTCTGGCCCGACAGTGCCGCAGTCTGGCAGTGCCGCTCtccagagcggtagtgccgctggGTGAATTCGATAACAATTTGAGAGTTTGTTTTGACAGACCTATTCATTCCTCCCTCTAGACTAACCAGAGATCCTAGAAACAAAAGCTTACCAACAACATCTCCACCGGTAAGAAATCTAACCTTATTCTAGTTAAAACTACTCTATTAGAAGAGGATATGTACATCACCCACCATATCCGACGTTCCCCAAGCAAGGCCACCGACGGCGAGGAGAAGCAACTAATCCGGCGGCGGGGAGTCGAGAAATCGCTGGCACGtcgcctctctctctctactgTTGGGGAACGAACGGCTCGAGAGTCTCCAGGGGAATAGATTAGTAAGGCAGGAATTATTCGGGAATCCACGGCAACAGGCCTGTCAAGTCTTTTTTTAGAAACAGAGGCCTGTCAACTATCCCGGGCTCATCAATGTACCGATCACTTCTTGGGCCTCCATGTTCAAAATcagagaggagccctgccaaagccCACTGAAGCGCTGCAGGTGAACCGGCCAGTGGCCAGTGGCCGGAAACGAACGCTCGAAATATCGAGGCCGACGCATCCGCTGCCTGAGACTCACTGAGAGCCTCTAGAAATCACGCGACGcgaccgaccaccatggccgccgccgccgcgctcctcctCTCGCCGTGGCTCGTTTCTCTCCCACCTCAACCGAGCCTCGCCCCCGGCTTCACCAAGAGACCAACTCCCTACCCCTCCTATCGCCTCCTCGGCCGCCGCGGCGCGAGGCTCCGGGCCGTCGGGGACGGGCCTGGCGCGGGGCTACCCGACCAGGCCACGGTCTACAACGGCGCCTACGGGCCCTGGACCGTGGAGGACTCCGACGTCCGCGAGGTGCTGCTGTACCGGTCGGGGTtggtgacggcggcggcgtcctTCGTGGCCGCGGCCTCCGCGGCGTTCCTGCCGGAGGGCAaccccgccgccggcgccggcgcggccgACCTCCTGTACGCCGCCGGCGCCTCGGGGCTGGGCCTGTCGCTGCTCCTCATCCACATCTACGTCACCCCGATCAAGCGCTTCCTCCAGGCGCTGTGGGCGGCCGGGGTGCTCGGCTCCCTCGGGACCTACCTCGTCACCGCCCGCCCGCTGGACGAGGGCCTCGTGCAGTACGTGCTGGAGCACCCCGCCGCGCTGTG contains:
- the LOC136532555 gene encoding uncharacterized protein; its protein translation is MAAAAALLLSPWLVSLPPQPSLAPGFTKRPTPYPSYRLLGRRGARLRAVGDGPGAGLPDQATVYNGAYGPWTVEDSDVREVLLYRSGLVTAAASFVAAASAAFLPEGNPAAGAGAADLLYAAGASGLGLSLLLIHIYVTPIKRFLQALWAAGVLGSLGTYLVTARPLDEGLVQYVLEHPAALWFVGPTFAALTGLVFKEGLCYGKLEAGILTFVIPGLLLGHLSGLMDNSTKTTLLGAWMLLFMVFAARKFQQPIKDDIGDKSVFMFNALPEEEKNALIQKLERQKAQQQFE